A stretch of Bacillus spongiae DNA encodes these proteins:
- a CDS encoding transcriptional regulator SplA domain-containing protein translates to MDLSNRDVNYNVGDIVYVIYRNPHIQNVANVQEAAIVSDPENPSQLALFLYDTHYPLSNEVAVYSTSFEAEQAYNHYFGGMGEE, encoded by the coding sequence GTGGATCTATCTAATAGAGATGTGAACTATAATGTTGGGGATATTGTGTATGTTATTTATCGTAATCCACATATACAAAATGTAGCTAATGTACAAGAAGCAGCTATAGTAAGTGATCCTGAAAACCCTAGTCAATTGGCTTTATTTTTATACGATACACATTACCCACTATCAAATGAAGTTGCGGTTTATAGTACTTCTTTTGAAGCAGAACAGGCATATAACCATTATTTTGGCGGAATGGGGGAGGAATGA